In Glycine max cultivar Williams 82 chromosome 15, Glycine_max_v4.0, whole genome shotgun sequence, the DNA window tatatttcattttattcctattatgtaataaaaaataaaaaaatcaactgaCCGTGCATACACGCACGGGTCACCAACTAATTTAAGATAAAGGTTCACTTCGTTCATCTCACAGCAAAAGGATTAGAAATGCTCAAATGTGACCATAATAAGGGGATAAAAACAATAGTTTGGCAGAGTCTAAGGCAAAATGGATATAGGTTGATCCACATATTCCCCGCTTTACCCCTTTTAGCTAAAGGTTAgtacaaaaaaaagaagtgaaaatgTGTGTAGATAGATAAACATTCCTTAAAGGAtagcaaaaatagaaaaaagtggTGAATTTAGTCTCTTTTTGAGAGATGTTCATTTATATTGAATATGTCGATCACAAAGCACAGTGTCCTCTCATCTGGAAACTAATGTGCCCTCTCATTTCCTCCATGTGTGTAAGGAATGTATCAAATGagaacttttattattttaagaaatgaaaactaaaaattgatCATATTAGATTAGTTAAGATTACATGATAAATGCACACGATTTTTTTAAGTGGTTATTACATGCCCACTAAGTATTTTTCAATCTTATcatttatgtatatatgtactgttgtatatgtataaattttaatctttaattcttgtttttatatgttcttttttttaagcAGAAGCTAAATTTACATATCCTAAAATAATTCATCAAACGTTTTAGAATCTATAATATGTTTGATTATTAATGATTAGTGAATAAATATTTAGATATGTAGTTGATTTTTGATCAAAACGTTCTTCGCCAATTGTGGCAAGATCTTTACGACATTCAATCACgaacaaaattaatgaaattatagTTTTTCTTCAATCGGAATCTCTTTATTCCTCAATGTGACCTCTATACTCTTCAAATAGAAAGAAGATAAATTATGTGCAACGGTTTAGTATATAAGATATCATATCCATCTTATAGTGTCTATTAATCTAATAGTAGGGTTTCCATAATCTCCTAATTGGCCAATACTAACGACTACTTATTTAAGATCATATCACTTTATTTAGTAGTCTAACGAACTCACTTAATTTGACTACATAAAATGAAGctcactaatgataaataactaatataattgtctttAATACTTTTGAGAAAATAGATGGTCATGTAGGCAGGGTTTTATTGGACTTAGACCAGACAAGAGAGTCAACTTGGTTGAATCACAAACCAGTCATATGGCTGATTCGAGTAGTCCATCAAATAGAATATGCATGTGACTAGTCAAAACTTGACTATCGACTCGGTTGAATTATGAACTAGTCATATGGCCAGTTCAAGTAGACCATCAAATGGAATTTGAATGTGACTTGTCAAAACACTACTGGGAAAACATTGTTCCACGACAGTTTTTCAAAGCATCCAAAGACGGTTTTGAACCTTCTTTGAAGGCAACATCGTGAAAAGTGAAGACTTTTCATTATGGTTCCTAAAAAGCGTCTTAGAAAAGTGACATTCTAAGAAGGTTTTCACCAAAAATCCTCTTAGtacgtattttaaaaaaattgaaaattctaagacgattttccaaaaaaccatcttagaatgtctacaatctaagatggtttttcaaagaaccatcttagaatgatttaaaaaaaaataaaaaaattgagaaatctaagacggttttccaaaaaaccatcttaaaatgcCTACaatctaagatgattttttaaagaaCCGTCTtacaatgtattttaaaaaaaattaaaaaaattgacaattctaagatggtttgaccaaaaaccatcttagaatgtagatTAGCAAGACATGAGTGCATTAACAATTTATAccattgatgtattttaagactatttagttttaatttgttaacactcatactaaaaatcaaatatgtatAGGTAGCAaaacccatatatatatatatatatataccagagATCAGCGGAAAGGGATCAAACGGACAAATGAGAAGTAGGAACAATGATGGAATAGAACAgacaaaatatgagaaaataaataaataaacgatATGAAAACAGATTAAGTAAACATGTaaagatttaaaacaaaaacattatgtTATGGAAGTGATGAAGAACAAACAAGAACAGCAACAGGAGATGCAACAGAACTGAAATGTCATGTACACAGATGTTGCAGCAAAatgaaagggagagagagatgaGAAAGAACACACAGATTTATGTGGTTCACCTTTCCTTAAGGCTACATCCAGGGGAGAGAAAACATAAAGTTTTTTATTACTGATGCAATACACAAGTGGAAGCCCCTTTTTCTTATACAGGGCATCCTTGCCTTATATAGGCAGaggacaaaacaaaaataacagaataaacTTCCATATGGATTTTGGTCACAGCCCAACAATTCACCACCTTGAACTAACATCCATATAAAACACAAATTGCACCCTCCAAACACACATGATCTTAACCCTAACAATCAACATTGAGCAAGCTTAAGCAGTGATCAAACTTGCTCTTTGGAACTGGCTTTGTAAACATATCAGCAGGATTGTGCAGAGTGCTGATCTTATGAACTTTGATTCTTCTTTCTGACCAAATGAAGTGATATCTAacatctatatgcttggttctatcaTGATGAACTTGATCCTTGGCCAAGCATATAGCACTAAGGCTATCACAGTAGATGTTAGCATATTCTTGATTAATTCTGAGATCATTTATCAGACATCTCAGCCAAATTCCTTCCTTTGCAGCTTCAGTAAGAGCCATATATTCAGCCTCAGTAGTTGAGAGAGCAATAGAAAGTTGAAGTGTTTCCTTCCAACTCACCAAGAAGCCACCAAGGGTGTAAGCATACCCTGTTAGAGACCTTCTCTTGACTAGATCAACAACAAAATCTGCACCAAAATAGCTAGTGAGGCAGCAATCTGAGTGAGATCCATAGATCAAACCTACATCTGCAGTCCCTTTAAGATATCTGAAAATTCTCTTCACAGCCTTCCAATGTTCCTTCTGAGGTTGGTTTAAGAACCTACTAACCATGCTAATAGCATAAGCAAGGTCAGGTCTGGTGCAGACCATGGCATACATGAGACTGCCAACAGCACTTGAGTATGGAACCTTTGACATATAGTCCTGATCAGCCTGAGTTTGAACCTTTATCACAACAAACAACTTCTCTTTTTCTGAAAGGGGAGTGCTGATAGGTTTAGAATCAGCCATTCTAAACCTCACAAGTATCTTTTGAATGTAATCCTTTTGAGACAAAAATAGCCTTTTCTAAGTTTTGTCCTTATAGATCTTCATTCCTAAGATTTTCTTTGCAGCCCTAGATCTTCCATATCAAATTCACCATTCAAGAGGATCTTCAGATTTTGTATATCACACATGCTTTTTGTTGCAATaagcatgtcatctacatagagtaGAAGATAGATCATTGATCCATCCTCCACCTTGTTGTGATCAACACAGCAGTCATAGAGACTTCTCTTGAATCCTTGGCTGGTGATAAAGCTATCAAACCTCATGTACTATTTCCTTGGAGATTGTTTCAATCCATACAAGGACCTCTGCAGTTGACAAACGTacctttcttttccttgaaCTTCAAACCCTTCAGGCTATTTCATTAGaatattttcttccaatcttcCATGGAGAAAAGCAGTCTTGACATCAAGTTGTTCAAGTTCCAGATCTTGGTTTGCCACTATAGCAAGTAAAACCCTAATGGATGTATGTCTGACCACAGGTGAAAAGATTTCATTGAAATCTATTCCTTCTTTTTGGCTAAATCCCTTGGCAACTAACCTAGCCTTGTATCTTATCCCTTCCTTTTCTGAAAGACCAGGTTTCCTCTTGAATATCCACTTGCAACCTACCACATGTCTTCCTTTAGGTAGTTCAAAAAGTTTCCAAGTCTGATTCTTATATAAAGATTCCATTTCCTCTTTCATAGCTAACAACCAATTTTCAGCTTCAGGATGATTGATAACTTCTTTGTAGGTGGCAGGTTCATTTGAATCTATTTCTTCAGCTGCATGTAATGCATAGGCAGCCATGTCTTCAAAACCATATCTCTCAGGAGGCTTACTGACCCTCTTAGGTCTCTAACTGATTCTAGGATTAAACTGTGCAAGCTCGGGTTCATCATTCTGATAAGCCTCATTTGCACTGGAATCTTCTGATTGCTCACCTTCTTGAATAACAGGAGATGTATCTGTATGAACCCTTTTTTCTGAGTCTTTGGCTGTAGATTCTACATCTTTTTCTTGAGGATAGTGGCAGCTTTGTGTTCCAACAATTGGAACCTTAATTTTTGGATGGAGCAGATGTGATTCATCAAAAATTACATCTCTGCTGAGAAGAACTTTCCTTTTAGAGGGTGACCATATCCTGTAACCTTTCACCCCATCACCATAACCCATGAACAGACCCTTTCTTGATCTAGGtaccagctttccttcattgacaTGATAATAGGCATTGCAGCCAAATACTCTTAGATTTAAGTAGTTTGTTGTTTTGTCATTCCAGATTTCAATAGGAGTCTTAAGTCCTATAGCAGTAGAGGGTGTTCTATTGATCAGAAAACAAGTTGTATTGATAGCTTCTCCCCAAAAACTTCTGTTGAGGCCAACATTAGACAATAGGCATCTTGTTCTTTCCAGAAGTGTTCTGTTCATTCGTTCAGCAACTCCATTTTGCTGAGGAGTGTTCCTAACAGTAAGTTGTCTAGCAATCCCTTCATCTCTGAAGAATTTGTTAAATTCTGTTGAGCAAAACTCCAAGCCATTATCAGTTCTGAGTCTTTTAACTTTCCTTTCAGTTTGTTTTTCAATCAGTgttttccattctttgaagCATTTGAAAGCTTGACTCTTCTGACTCATGATGTAGATCCATGTCATCCTTGAGTAGTCATCAATTATGGACAGAAAATACCTTCCACCACCTAGTGAAGGTACTCTTGCAAGCCCCTAGCAGTCAGCATGAATGTAATCAAGAGTTCCTTTGGTGGTGTGAATTGCTTTAGGAAATTTAATCTTATGTTGTTTGCCGAAAACACAGTGCTCACAGAATTTCAGTTCATCTAGTTTCTGATTTCCCAACAATTGCTGTTTTTGAAGTATCATCATACCTTTTTCACTCATATGACCTTGAAGTATATAGAGATTACCCCTCTTTATACCCTTCATCACCATTATAGGGCCTTTCTGAATTTTCATGACCCCATTTTCGGTGCTGCATTTAAATCCCTTTCCATCCATAATACCTATGGAGATTAGATTCTTCTTCAACTCTGGAACATGCCTAACTTCAGTGAGTGTTCGGATAATTCCATCATgcatcttgatttttattgtgcCAATTCCAACTGTCTTGCATGAGACATCATTTCCCATGAAGACATTTCCACCCAATTTCTCTTCATAGGTGTCAAACCAGGTTTTGTTTGGACACATATGAAAGGAACAGTCAGAGTCTAATATCCACTGATTTTCAGAATGTTGGTGATGATCAGCAACTGAGAGAACAAGCTCATTTTCAGATGTGGAACCTTCCTTGGCAACAGCAGCAGATGGTTTGCCCTTTTTCTTAGGACAATCTTTCTTCCAGTGACCTGGCTCCTTGCAGTAATTACAGATGTCCTTTGGATTGACATgagttttcttctttcctttgaacacctTTTTCTTGATGTTCTTGATGGAGTTAGAGACCACCAGACCAAATCCATttgattctttagaatttccGGGTGCTTTAGATCAAAGTTCCCTTAAGTATAAGATGGATTTCACCTCCTCCATGGTGACACATTCCTTACCAACACTAAGAGAATTGACAAAGCTCTTATATGATGGTGGTAGAGAGGCTAACAAAATCATGGCAGCATCTTCATCCTCTATCTTAACATCTATATCTCTTAATtccatcaaaatagaatttaattcaTCAAGATGATCCTTAAGAGATGTACCTTCTTTCATGTGTAAACCAAATAGACGCCTCTTCAAGAAGAGCTTGTTGCAGATTGACTTAGTCATATACAACTTTTCCAACTTGAGCCATAAGCCACTTGCAGTTTCTTCATTTGCAACTTCATATAAAACTTCATCAGACAAGGAAAGCAAGATTAGTGAGTGagccttttcttcttgttctgcAAGGTCTTCAGTCTTT includes these proteins:
- the LOC121173554 gene encoding secreted RxLR effector protein 161-like; translation: MADSKPISTPLSEKEKLFVVIKVQTQADQDYMSKVPYSSAVGSLMYAMVCTRPDLAYAISMVSRFLNQPQKEHWKAVKRIFRYLKGTADVGLIYGSHSDCCLTSYFGADFVVDLVKRRSLTGYAYTLGGFLVSWKETLQLSIALSTTEAEYMALTEAAKEGIWLRCLINDLRINQEYANIYCDSLSAICLAKDQVHHDRTKHIDVRYHFIWSERRIKVHKISTLHNPADMFTKPVPKSKFDHCLSLLNVDC